One genomic region from Cyanobium usitatum str. Tous encodes:
- a CDS encoding translation initiation factor encodes MAMKGGWQEFSRPESLERSGGPGAPPSPKAQQRVRVQRTKAGKGGKLVTAITGLEAPEAELKTVLKQLKAVAGTGGTVKDGVIELQGDQMAPALAALEKQGYRPKQAGG; translated from the coding sequence GAATTCAGCAGGCCGGAGAGCCTGGAGCGCAGCGGGGGGCCTGGTGCACCACCCAGCCCCAAGGCCCAGCAGCGGGTGCGGGTGCAGCGAACCAAGGCCGGCAAGGGCGGAAAACTGGTGACGGCGATCACGGGCCTTGAGGCGCCGGAAGCCGAGCTAAAGACCGTGCTCAAACAGCTCAAGGCCGTTGCCGGCACAGGCGGCACCGTCAAAGACGGCGTGATCGAGCTGCAGGGCGACCAGATGGCTCCGGCGCTCGCTGCCCTTGAGAAGCAGGGCTACCGGCCCAAGCAGGCGGGCGGCTGA